Proteins encoded by one window of Marixanthomonas sp. SCSIO 43207:
- the nadC gene encoding carboxylating nicotinate-nucleotide diphosphorylase, with product MISEKQFNKEINLIISNAIREDVGHGDHSSLACIPEDATGKAKLLVKEDGIIAGIDFARQVFEFVDTGLKLDVKIKDGSPVKKGDVCFYVSGLSQSILKSERLVLNAMQRMSAIATKTNEYVKLLEGTKTQILDTRKTTPGIRALEKWAVKIGGGENHRFALYDMIMLKDNHIDFCGGITKAIQKTQAYLKQNSLDLKIIVEARDLNEIEEILQNKGVYRILIDNFNYEDTKKAVQMIGDACLTESSGGITLDTAKKYAECGVDYISSGALTHSVYNMDLSLKAV from the coding sequence ATGATTTCAGAAAAACAATTTAATAAAGAAATAAACTTAATAATAAGTAACGCCATACGAGAAGACGTAGGTCACGGTGATCATAGCTCCTTAGCTTGTATTCCTGAAGATGCAACTGGAAAGGCAAAGTTGCTAGTAAAAGAAGACGGTATTATAGCCGGTATTGATTTTGCTCGTCAAGTTTTTGAATTTGTAGATACAGGTTTAAAATTAGATGTAAAAATCAAAGATGGTAGTCCAGTTAAAAAAGGCGATGTTTGTTTTTACGTAAGTGGTTTATCACAATCTATTTTAAAGTCTGAAAGATTAGTTTTAAACGCTATGCAACGCATGAGTGCTATTGCTACAAAAACTAATGAATATGTAAAGTTACTGGAAGGTACAAAAACTCAAATTTTGGATACCCGTAAAACCACTCCCGGAATTAGAGCCCTAGAAAAATGGGCAGTAAAAATAGGAGGAGGAGAAAACCATAGGTTTGCATTGTATGATATGATAATGCTAAAAGACAATCATATTGATTTTTGTGGAGGCATTACCAAAGCAATTCAAAAAACTCAAGCGTATTTAAAACAAAACAGCTTGGATCTTAAAATTATTGTTGAGGCTCGTGATCTTAATGAAATAGAAGAAATTCTTCAAAATAAAGGTGTTTATCGTATTTTGATTGATAACTTTAATTATGAAGATACCAAAAAAGCGGTACAAATGATAGGAGACGCTTGCCTTACAGAGTCTAGTGGAGGCATTACACTAGATACTGCAAAAAAATATGCAGAGTGCGGTGTAGACTACATAAGCAGTGGTGCGTTAACTCATTCGGTTTATAATATGGATTTAAGTTTAAAAGCTGTTTAA